The sequence AAAAGGCCGTCATTCCAGCCCCATTCGGTGTTAGGTTTCCGAGATACTGAATAAAATTCGATAATCCCCCTACAGGGAAAAAACTCCCTCCTAGAAAGGCAAAAATAGATACAAGCGCATTAGCAAAAAAATTAATGATCATTTCTGAATTAAATCGGTAACTTAAGGCGGTCAACAGAACTGACAATCCCCCAATAGCAAAACTAATTGCTATACACACAACGACAAATGCTATAATACTTGGAAATTTCACGTCATAGGCAGTTGCCGTTACACTAAAAATCATGATTAACTGGATAAACGCGAGAATCATTCCAGATAGGAAAACCCCTGTAAAATAAGACCAGCTTGAAACATTAGTGAGCAATATTCGATTAAAAACATGTTGTTGTTTTTCCTTAAAGGCAAATGAGCCAATGCTTGAAGCGACAAAAAGGACAAACATGACACTCATTCCAACCGCATAATACATCATGGCATTTAATGGCTTCCTCTTCGTCACCGTGTCTGTTTCCCCCTTTGGAGAAGGAATGTTCTCAAGAAAAGAATCATCCATTAATCCCGCTTTTTCAATTGTCATAAAAGTACTATATTGCTTTTGGTAATTAATTAACACATCCTCAATAATTTTGGTTGAAAGCTCATTACCTTCATTTTGATATAGGGTTAACCCTGTAGGGACTTCCTTCCCAAGCATAAAGTTTTGTACGATATGATAGGTGAACTTTTCCGGCACCTCAATGATCGCCGCATAATGATCACTCTTCTTTAATTTTTCCAACTCAGAAGGCGGTTTTTTGACCAATTTCAAATGCTTTTTGAGCTCCTTATCCCCGAATACTTCTTCCGTTAAAACACGAATTGGCCGAATATATTCTGCCCCCTGGATCATTGGTTCTTTTTCATTATTGGCCCTGTTTGATTGTTCAACTTCCCGTTTAAATTGTTCGATTTCTTTTGCTTCATCCCCGTGATTTATAAGAACAACCTTTGCCTTCACACTCGGTGTATCACCTGCCATCATACTTCCAAGTGAAAAACCTAAGATGGAAATTAAGATAAGCGGCATAACTAATAATAAAAATAGTTGATCGCGATTCCGTAAAAGGATCAAACATTGTTTTTTTATAAGTGAACCAATCACTATTTCATCCCCCTTAATCCCGTAATGCCCGGCCAGTTAAATGTAAAAATACATCTTCAAGGGTAGGTGTTTTGACTTCAACAGATGTAAGGGAAGTATGCGTTTGTTCTGCTAAATTAAAGACCGTGCGAAAAATATTAACTTCCTTGGGGACAATAATGGTAATCGCTTTTTCCTTTACTGTGACTTGGCTAATGACCGATTCATTTCGTAAAGCCTCGGCAAATTCCTCATTCATTCTTTCTACTTTAATCAATATTCTATTTTCAGACGAAAGAATGTTTTTGATTTCTTCTTTTGTCCCCGATGCGATGATCGACC comes from Oikeobacillus pervagus and encodes:
- a CDS encoding ABC transporter permease; the protein is MIGSLIKKQCLILLRNRDQLFLLLVMPLILISILGFSLGSMMAGDTPSVKAKVVLINHGDEAKEIEQFKREVEQSNRANNEKEPMIQGAEYIRPIRVLTEEVFGDKELKKHLKLVKKPPSELEKLKKSDHYAAIIEVPEKFTYHIVQNFMLGKEVPTGLTLYQNEGNELSTKIIEDVLINYQKQYSTFMTIEKAGLMDDSFLENIPSPKGETDTVTKRKPLNAMMYYAVGMSVMFVLFVASSIGSFAFKEKQQHVFNRILLTNVSSWSYFTGVFLSGMILAFIQLIMIFSVTATAYDVKFPSIIAFVVVCIAISFAIGGLSVLLTALSYRFNSEMIINFFANALVSIFAFLGGSFFPVGGLSNFIQYLGNLTPNGAGMTAFLKLLQGYELQDISEPLLYLAIMGVATIMIAIVSFPKRGEMI